AGTCGCCCCGCGCCGATTCGACGTTCCACAGCGAGAGGTCGTGCATCCCCCGCGCCCAGTAGGCCAGCGAGAAGGCGAAGGGTCCTTTCCCCAGCTCCTCCCGCCAGGCCAGGCACCGGTCGGCGAGCTCGACGCCCTTTTCGAAGTGGCGCCTCTCGCGGGGAAGGTCGTCGCCGGGCCAGCATTCGGCTAAATCCGCCGACAGGTTGTACGCCTCCACGTTGGCCCATTCGACGAGCTCCCGCCGGGCGTCATCGTCGGCGGCGAGGTCCGCCTGTCTGAGCGCCTCCTCGATCCCCGCCTCGCCGACCGTCACCAGGTCGTCCAGGTTCTTGCCCGCCCATTCGCGGTAGGCGAAGGCGGGTCGTGCGAAACCGAAGAGCGCGAGGCGCTCCGCCGGGTCGGCGAAGCCCGCGACGTACCCGACGACCGCCTCGACGCCGCCGGTCTTCATCAGCCCCCTGAGCGTCTCCCACTCGCCCTCGGGGAAGGACGCCTCCGCGCCGACGTCCTGGGCCGGGGCTCCGAAAAGGAACAGGGTGCACAGAATCGCGACCGCCGTCTTCATCCAGACACCTCTCGTTGAACTCGTTTTATAATCGGCTCGGGGTCTTTTGCCGATTAAGGTTAACCGCCCTCCGCTCTCCGGTCAAGGGACATTGGGGGACACGGATGCGCAGGGAAGACACCGTGCGGCTCGACACGGACCGCCTGGTCCGTGAGGTGCGGGAACTGGGGCTGCGCCAGTGGGCCCTGGCCCGGCTCGTCCGGGTGAGCCGGAAAACCGTGAGCCGCTGGCTGACCGGGAAGGTCCGGTGGATCACCGCGCACAACCTGGAACGTCTCGCCGAAGCCCTGGGTTGCCGATCGGAGGAATTGACCCTGCCGGAGTCCGCTCCCCCCTTCGCCACGCGGGCCGACCAGCGCCACGCGGCCGAGCTTTCCCTGGACAGGGACCTGGTGCAGCTCCTCTCCCCCTCCGGCGACTGGGAGCTGGCCGAGGGTGTTCTGCGGGCCGCCCTGGAGCCGAATCTGCCGCCGGAGCGCCTGGGCCGGCTTCTCAACCAGCTCTCCATCACCGCCTGGCGCCAGGAGCGGTACGATGAGGGGCGCGAGCTGGCGCGGCGGGCCGCCGAGATCGGGGAGCGGATCGGCGACGAGGCTATCCGGGTCAAGGCCGCGGCCAACATGGCCACCGCGGACTCCCTGGTCGGCCGCCACAAAGACGCGCTGGAGGGGTACGAGTGGTGCCTGGAGAGGGCCGGGCACTTCGAGATGCCCCGGGACCACGCCGGGGTTCTGACCAACGTCTCCATGGTGTACCGGGACTTCGCCCGCTTCGCCGAGAGCGTCGCGGCCCAGCGCGAGGCGGTCCGCCTGTTCACCGAGCTCGAGCTGCCCTTCAACCTATCCATCGCTTACACGTGCCTGGGGATTATCCTCACCGAGTGGGGCCGGCTGGAGGAGGCGGCCCTTTCCCTGGAGGAGAGCCGCCGTTGGGCCGAAGCGGCGAATTTCGCCCGGAAGCTGGTCACCCTGAACTTCTACTCGGCCGACGTCGCCGCGCTCGGGGGCGACCCGGACGGGGCGGGGGAGCTCATCGCGGAGGGACTCCGGAGACTGGGGGAGTTCGAGCACTACGACCCGGCCTGCCTGGAAATTACGGCCCGGTGCCGACGGCTCGCGGGGGATTACGACGGGGCGGAGCGTTCCCTCGCCGAGGGCCTCGAGCGTTCCCGGACGCTCCTTCCGGCCCGCGCTCTCATTCTTCAGGAGCGGGCGCGGCTGGCCCTGGCTCTCGGGGACGCGGCCGGGGAGGAGCGTTACCGCGGCGAGGCGAACGACATCTTCGAAAAAACCGACCTGGAAAAAAGAATCCGCCGGGGGCCGGTGGCGGAGTACGGACGGATGTTCACCGCTTAGCGGTCGCCGTCATCGGTGCGACGGAGGGGTGGCGGCGGACCCGCTTTTCACCCCTTCTTCCGGCGGGCCTGGAACGCCTTCCCCAGCGTCCCCCCCAGACCGTAGTAGCTCCGGCCGTGGCCGTAGACCACCGACGCCAGGCGGTTGGAATCCACGCGGCCGTCCTCCCCCGCCACCGACCGGGCGACGTGGACCGACAGCACCTCCCCCACGAAGAGGTCGTGGGAGCCCAGGGGGAGCGTGTGGCGCAGGGCGCACTCGATGTTGACGGGGAACTCGCCGATGCGCGGCGGGGCGACCTTCTCCGAGGGGACCGGCGTCAGGCCGGTCTCTCTCCACTTGTCCACGTCCCGCCCGGAGAAGGTGCCGCAGAAGTCCACCGCGCCGACGTGCCCGGCGGCGGGGAGGTTGACCACGAACCCGCCCGCCTCCGCTATCAGGGGGTGGGAGTGCCGGTTCGGGCGGACGGCGATGGCCAGTTGGGGCGGGTCGGCGCAGACGTTGGCCGCCCAGGCCAGGGTGATGAGGTTCGCCCGCTCCCCCACGCCGCAGCTCACCACCACGACGGGGGCGGGGTAGAGGTACGTCGCGGGCGCCAGGGTCAGCTTGTCCATAGGAATGCCGCTTTCAATAATCCGCCGAAACGGGCCGTCCACAGGGGGGGCGGCTTCGGGAGTGCGCGTTTTTCCACGGAACCGCCTAGAACACGACCCGGAGCCGTCGGTGACGTCGTAGACCGCGACCCGGCGGCGCACGGCGGTGAGCGTGTCCGCCCCACGTCAGTGCAATTCGTAGCGGCCCGCAGAGGACTCGTCCTACGGGGCCGCCCTACATCACCGTAATCAGAGGCGGCCCGCAGAGGACTCGTCCTACGGGGCCGCCCTACATTCATCGCCCGACGGTCCGCTCCCGCGCTACGAGGAGCTGAGCTTCTTCAGCTTGGTCTCCGCCTCTTTCAACAGCCTCTGGAGCCGCTCTATCTCGTTGGCCATCTCCTCCCGGGACTCCAGCTCCTGCTCCAGGTTCTGCTGGCGGACCTGGAAATCCTCGAGCTGGACCGAGAAGTCCTTCATCTTCTTGTCCAGCTTTTCGGCCAGCTTGGCCCTCGACTCCATCTCCTTGAGGCTTTCGGTGAGCCCGCCCAGGGAGCTCTGGAGCGCGTTCAGGCTGCTCGACAGGTCGGTTGATTCCTGCTTGAGCTGCAGGAGAACCGGGTGGTGCTTCTCGCTGGTGGAGGTGACGAGCTCCGTGGTGGTCCTGGCCCGCTCCTCGACTTCGGCGAGCTTTTTCTCCAGCTTCTTGAAGGCCTCGACCCGGTTCTCCAGCACCGAGAGGTCGGCGTCGAGCTTGACGGAGCGCTCGGTGGCGTTTGAGATGGTTTTTATCCTCGAGTCCAGCTCGGCCAGACGGGTGCTCTTCTCGACGACGCCTTTGTCGGTCTGGTCGAGGTTTTTGTCCAGGTCGGCCAGGCGCGTCTTGAATCCCTCGAGGCGGGCCTCGTAGGCCTCGGCGGCCTCGGCGGCCTGGCGGATTTCCTCCTGACGCTCGCCGATTTTATTCCCCGCCTCCTTGAGCTGCTCCAACCGCTCGGCGTTGGCGGCGGCGAGACGCTCGGTATCCTTGACCCCCTTCAGGGACTCCTTGCGGTTCTTCTCCAGCCGCTCGCCGAGCCCCTCGATTTCCTTGGCCGCGCCGTCCAGCTCGGCGGTCTTGGCCAGCAGGGCCTCGACCTTGGTCCCCACGGTGTCCACCTCGCCCTTCGTGTGGCGGACCTCGTCGCCGGCGACGCGGCACCGCTCCAGGGAGATGGCCAGATCGGCCAGCTTGGCGTCCAGCTCGTCCGCCTTGGCCCGCTGCTCGAGCTGGGCCTTGGACCGCCCGTCCAGGTCGTCAATCATCCGGTTGAGGTCGGCAATCTTCCCCTCGAGGGTCTTGACCGTCTGGAAGCGCTGCTCGATGGTGGCCAGGTGGTCTCCGACGAGGTGCTCGCGCTCGTCGAGGCGGTCCAAGCGCGCGGCGAGCTGCTCGATGCGCTGGCGGGAGTTGTTAATCGTCTCCAGGCCGTCCAGGGCGGCCTTGGACGATTCGGTCGTCGCTCCGAGGCGCCCCTCGAGGTCGTTCACCGCCCCGCGCAGGTTCTGGATGCGGCCCTCCTGGGCGCCGATTTCGGTGAGACGGGCCTCGGCGGGCCCCAGGCGGGCGCTCAGCGCCTCGAGGCGGTCGCGGAAGGAACTGAGGTGGTTCTCCACGCTCTGAACCCGCTCGAGCTCCTCGCCCAGCCGCCCCGCGGTCGCCAGGGCGTCCTCCATGGCGGAGCGCTTGTCGAAGAGGCCCTGCAGCCGGTCGTCGAAGGAGGCGGACTCGATGCGGAGCTTGTTCAACTTCTCCTCGAACTGGCCGACCTCGGTCAGCCTGTCCCGGAGGGTGTTGACGTGGACGTCCATCTCGTCGAGCTGCTTGGCCTGTGAGGCGATCTGATGGTGCTGGCTGGCGAGCTCGCGGCGGCCCTCCTCCATCTCCTGGAGGGCCAGCTTGAACTGCTCGGCCAGCTCCCGGGCCTTGACGCCCTCGGCCTGGGCCGTCTTAGTGGCCGCCAGCACGGCCTCCACTTCGCCCTTGGCGGCCAGGATGGACTGCATCCGCTGTTCCAGAGCGTCTATGGCCTGGCGGGTCTCCGTGACCTGGACCATCTGCTGGTTGATCTTGTTGACCTGGGCCTCGATGTCCCAGAAGACCACGTTGATCCGGGCCTGCTCCGCGGCCACCTTCTCGACTATCTCGCGCTCCCGGTCCAGGCTCTTGAACTTGTTCTTGATGTACTCGACGGACTGCTTGAGCTCGTCGGCCTTGTGCTGGTAGGTGCCTATTTCGGCCAGGTCTTCGGAGATTTTCTTCGTGGCGTCCCGGGTGGCGTTGAGCTCCCCCGTCAGCTCGTTGAGCTTGGCGACGAAGCCCTCCGTCCGGCTGTCCACGACGCTCATGTTCTCCGTGATGCCGTCTATCTTCTTGGCGGACTCTTCCAGGCGGGTCTGGAGCTTGGTTATCTCCTCCCCCTCGCGCTTCAGGTCGGCCAGGTTGTCGGCGACCTCGGCGGCCTTGGCGTCCAACTGGTCCAACCGGCTGGAGACCTTGGCCAGCTCCTGGTTGGCCTTGGCGACCCCCGTCTCGCTCTTCAGGAGGCGGTCGAGCTCCCCCCGGTAGCCGGCCAGGGTGTTCTCGAAGCCCCGCAGCTTCTCCTCGGTGTCGGCGATCACGGTGTCCAGCTTGCCCGCCACGTCCCGCACGCGCTTCTTGGACTTCTCGATGACCTTCGAGGTGAGCCGGATCTCGTCCAGGTCGGCGGTTATCTGTTCCCGGGACCCGGAGACCTCGCGCAGGCCGGCGGTCAGCTCCTGTATCTCCTTGCCCTTCTTCTTGACGAGGTCGAGGTTTTCCTGCGTCCGCTTGGTCTCATTCGCGAGATCCTGCAGGATGCCCTCGGACTTGGTGAAGAGCTCGGTGAGCTTGTCGCGGATCTGCAGGAACTGCTTGTCATCGCCCTTGGATTGGGAAAGCGACAGGCTCGATATGAGGTTTTCTTCCCACTGCTCGGGCTTTTCCGCGGGTTTTTCTTTCTTTCCCATAGGGGGCCCCCTGGTATGGTCGGCCGGTACCACAAACGCCTACAATTAAAAGATTCCGTCGGCCGTTTGTCAAGACTTAATAGAACCGATATCGTTGTCCTTGCGCCAATTCCGGCGCTCTTCGGCGCTTTCCCGACCCGGGCGGCGCTACGGTTCCTCGTAGCATCGGCCCTCGATGAAGAGGGGCACCAGTTCCGGGTCGAACTGGTCCCCGGCGTTGCCCTCCAGCTCGAGGAGCGCCCGCTCGGTGGTCAGGGGGTGGCGGTAGGGCCGCTCCGAGGTCATGGCGTCGTAAGACTCGGCGATGGCCAGGATGCGGGCCGGTAGCGGAATCTCCTCCCCGGCCAGCCGGTTGGGGTAGCCCTCGCCGTCCCAGCGCTCGTGGTGGTGGCGGATGGTGCGGGCCGCCTCCTCCAGGTAGGGGATGCCCCCCACGAGCGCCTCGCCGACGATGGGATGCCGCCGCACCACGACCCACTCCGCCTCGTCCAGGGGGGTGTCCTTGCCGATTATCTCCTCGGCCAGGCCGACCTTGCCGATGTCGTGCAGGACCGCGGCGAACGAGAGGGAGGTCAGCTCCTCGGGTCCGAGGCCCCGGGCCCGACCCAGGCGCACGGCGTAGCGCATCACCCGGTCCGAGTGCCCCCGGTGGTAGGTGTCCCGGGCCTCCAGCGCGTTGACCATGGTGCGCACCGTGGCCAGATACGAACTTTCCACGGTCGAGTGGCGGGCCAGGCGCTCCACGAAGACCGCGAGCTGGCCGTGGATGGTCTCCAGCCGCTCGAGGAGCTCCTCCGCCGCCTCGGGCCGCTTCCAGACCATAAAGACGTGGTAGTCGAAGGGGATCTCGCCGAAGGCCATCCCCACGCCGGAGTCGGGCTTCAGGTCGAAGCTCGCCTCGAAGCGCAGGAAGTGCTTGTTCTGCATGGGCTTGATCGGGGTGTGGCGGGTGGGGAGCTTGCCCAGCTTGTCGAAGGCCTCCTCGAGCCCCCGGCGTCCGGGGAGCTTGACCCCCTCGGCGCGGGCCCCCACGTCGCCGTCGGGCCGGCGCCAGAGGGCGACCGCGGCGTCGGTGCCGAAGAGCTCCCCCAGGTAGGCGACCAGATCGCCGAAGAAGGTCTCGGGGTCCAGCGCGGCCCCGAGCCGGTTCTCCATCTCCCGCAGGCCCGTGAGGGCGGCCAGCTCCAGGCGCAGGTTGGTGTTGAGCGGATTTTTGTCCGGGGCGGTGACGCTGAGCTCCGCGTAGGGCGCGAGCTGGAGCCTGAGGAGCCGGGAGAGGACGCCGAGGTCGCTCTTCGTACCGTCCCCCCGGCGGCAGATGATTATCTGCATCAGCCCCGGGACCTCGGGGTGGATGCTGAGCGCCGCGCACCCCCCGCCGCAGTCTATGACCCGGTCGTGGGACTTGGTGAGCGCTTCCAGGCAGGGCGAGTCCGCTCTGTTGGAGAACGTGGGGCAGTGGTCCTTGGGGGAGCCGAGACGCTCGATGCCGCCCTTGGTGAGGACGACGAGCTGTGTGCGGGTGGCCTGGGCGAAGTCGTTCAACATATCGGCTAGCTTCATGGGGGTCACCTGCCCGGGGCTTTCGTAATGTCTAACCCTATAAATATAGCACAGAAAAGCCGAAGTGGCTCACCGCCCCGTCAACCTTCTCCAGAACGACCGTTTCGCCGGCGGCCTCGGCCCGGTCCCGCATGGCCCGCGGTTGCGACTCGCGGCTCACTTCGCGGAGGTCCTTCGAGCCGCGGGCGCAGAGGGCGACGCGCATTTAATCGGCTTGATCCTCCAGCGTAATCTCCCAGGTGTAGCCGTCTTCGGTTACGTTAA
This window of the bacterium genome carries:
- a CDS encoding tetratricopeptide repeat protein, translated to MRREDTVRLDTDRLVREVRELGLRQWALARLVRVSRKTVSRWLTGKVRWITAHNLERLAEALGCRSEELTLPESAPPFATRADQRHAAELSLDRDLVQLLSPSGDWELAEGVLRAALEPNLPPERLGRLLNQLSITAWRQERYDEGRELARRAAEIGERIGDEAIRVKAAANMATADSLVGRHKDALEGYEWCLERAGHFEMPRDHAGVLTNVSMVYRDFARFAESVAAQREAVRLFTELELPFNLSIAYTCLGIILTEWGRLEEAALSLEESRRWAEAANFARKLVTLNFYSADVAALGGDPDGAGELIAEGLRRLGEFEHYDPACLEITARCRRLAGDYDGAERSLAEGLERSRTLLPARALILQERARLALALGDAAGEERYRGEANDIFEKTDLEKRIRRGPVAEYGRMFTA
- a CDS encoding HD-GYP domain-containing protein — encoded protein: MKLADMLNDFAQATRTQLVVLTKGGIERLGSPKDHCPTFSNRADSPCLEALTKSHDRVIDCGGGCAALSIHPEVPGLMQIIICRRGDGTKSDLGVLSRLLRLQLAPYAELSVTAPDKNPLNTNLRLELAALTGLREMENRLGAALDPETFFGDLVAYLGELFGTDAAVALWRRPDGDVGARAEGVKLPGRRGLEEAFDKLGKLPTRHTPIKPMQNKHFLRFEASFDLKPDSGVGMAFGEIPFDYHVFMVWKRPEAAEELLERLETIHGQLAVFVERLARHSTVESSYLATVRTMVNALEARDTYHRGHSDRVMRYAVRLGRARGLGPEELTSLSFAAVLHDIGKVGLAEEIIGKDTPLDEAEWVVVRRHPIVGEALVGGIPYLEEAARTIRHHHERWDGEGYPNRLAGEEIPLPARILAIAESYDAMTSERPYRHPLTTERALLELEGNAGDQFDPELVPLFIEGRCYEEP
- a CDS encoding flavin reductase family protein; amino-acid sequence: MDKLTLAPATYLYPAPVVVVSCGVGERANLITLAWAANVCADPPQLAIAVRPNRHSHPLIAEAGGFVVNLPAAGHVGAVDFCGTFSGRDVDKWRETGLTPVPSEKVAPPRIGEFPVNIECALRHTLPLGSHDLFVGEVLSVHVARSVAGEDGRVDSNRLASVVYGHGRSYYGLGGTLGKAFQARRKKG